The following coding sequences lie in one Miscanthus floridulus cultivar M001 chromosome 9, ASM1932011v1, whole genome shotgun sequence genomic window:
- the LOC136484100 gene encoding uncharacterized protein codes for MQQLHVIEQKDMSIDEYYSAFDRLMGSLISMVPQCTATENCTALTFIEQFLTYRFVMGVRAEYDSIRTRLLHNSSNLTMAQALADLLAKETRLQSLSTSSVSVPHIVLAASQRFGAPKGTSSEPYKHCGRTGHPPENCFVQHPQKLAEFRARRATRGRGTGSTSRGSVFIAAASPVSASSTSWVLDSGSSKRDCDWDWPSP; via the exons ATGCAACAACTTCATGTCATTGAACAGAAAGATATGTCCATTGATGAGTACTACTCCGCTTTTGATCGTTTGATGGGTTCTTTGATCTCCATGGTACCTCAATGCACAGCTACAGAGAATTGTACAGCACTTACTTTCATTGAGCAGTTCCTTACATACAGATTTGTTATGGGAGTTCGGGCAGAATATGATTCCATTCGCACTCGATTGCTTCACAATTCCTCTAATCTCACTATGGCACAGGCCTTGGCTGATTTACTTGCAAAAGAAACACGTCTTCAGTCCCTGTCTACTTCTTCTGTGTCTGTGCCTCATATTGTGTTGGCAGCCTCGCAGAGGTTTGGTGCACCAAAAGGCACCTCTTCAGAGCCTTATAAGCATTGTGGCAGGACTGGTCATCCTCCAGAAAATTGTTTTGTCCAGCACCCACAGAAATTGGCTGAGTTTCGTGCCCGTCGTGCTACCCGTGGTCGTGGTACGGGCTCCACTTCTAGAGGTTCAGTCTTTATTGCTGCAGCCTCACCTGTCAGTGCTTCCTCGACGTCTTGGGTTCTTGATTCAG GATCGTCGAAGCGGGACTGTGATTGGGACTGGCCATCGCCGTAA